The sequence ACTACGAGGTCAAGGAGTTCATCCACAACCCGCACGTCAGAACCGAAGGCAAGAAAGACGCATTGGCCGATCTGCTCCGTGACAAGATCAGCCGCATCCTGCTCAACCACCTGTACCTGGTCGTCGACCAGGACCGCGGCCGCCTGTTGCCCAAGATCGCCGAAGAATACTACCGCATGGTGAGCGAGATCCGGGCGAAGGTGACGGCGGAGGTGACCACCGCGTTTCCGGTTACCGACGGCATGCTGGACGAGCTGGCCAGGGAGCTTCGCAGACTGACGAAGAAGGACGTGCACCTGCGCACGCGCGTGGACGAGTCGATCATCGGCGGAGTCATCGT is a genomic window of Candidatus Abyssobacteria bacterium SURF_5 containing:
- the atpH gene encoding ATP synthase F1 subunit delta; this encodes MKVDPIVSAYAESLFRVASAEGVADRVEEELHEVERLYEKNYEVKEFIHNPHVRTEGKKDALADLLRDKISRILLNHLYLVVDQDRGRLLPKIAEEYYRMVSEIRAKVTAEVTTAFPVTDGMLDELARELRRLTKKDVHLRTRVDESIIGGVIVRVGDKVLDGSVRKKLSQIKKQMEV